A part of Paenarthrobacter sp. A20 genomic DNA contains:
- the purS gene encoding phosphoribosylformylglycinamidine synthase subunit PurS, whose amino-acid sequence MPRIVVDVMPKPEILDPQGKAIVGALPRLGFNSFSAVRQGKRFELTVDGEVTDAILAQAREAAETLLSNPVIEDVVNVEVVEA is encoded by the coding sequence ATGCCCCGGATCGTCGTTGACGTCATGCCCAAGCCCGAGATTCTGGACCCCCAGGGGAAGGCCATCGTGGGTGCTCTGCCCCGCCTCGGCTTCAACAGCTTCAGCGCAGTCCGCCAAGGCAAGCGCTTCGAATTGACGGTCGACGGCGAGGTGACCGACGCTATCCTGGCCCAGGCCCGTGAAGCTGCCGAGACCCTCCTGTCCAACCCGGTGATCGAGGATGTTGTCAACGTCGAGGTCGTCGAGGCCTGA
- a CDS encoding DUF1540 domain-containing protein, which produces MTEHVAEVSACSVGTCGFNHNGCTAFGITIGGTTDHASCATFIDTNAMGGLPKVLAHVGACQRSECVHNNNLMCEAHDVKVGPGREAADCLTYEHA; this is translated from the coding sequence ATGACCGAACACGTTGCCGAAGTATCCGCCTGCAGCGTTGGCACTTGCGGGTTCAACCACAATGGCTGCACGGCCTTCGGAATCACCATTGGCGGAACCACGGATCACGCATCGTGCGCCACGTTCATCGACACGAATGCCATGGGTGGCCTCCCCAAGGTCCTCGCCCACGTAGGAGCCTGCCAGCGCTCGGAGTGCGTCCACAACAACAACCTCATGTGCGAGGCACACGACGTCAAGGTTGGTCCGGGCCGCGAAGCCGCCGACTGCCTGACGTACGAGCACGCCTGA
- a CDS encoding exo-alpha-sialidase has protein sequence MKSIPPAPSLARIAAAGALSLGLLAGLGLPAIAAPIPPSNPTAAPGTFTEANIGADRTGANFFYRIPALTYLGNNVVLAAWDGRPDSAADAPNPNSIVQRRSTDGGQTWGPVTVIAAGHVGDASGPKYGYSDPSYIYDSEAGKVFAFFVYSKDQGFGGSQFGNNDADRTVISSAVIESSDGGVTWSQPRLITNVTKPGTSKTSPAAGDVRSNFASSGEGIQLKYGQYKGRLIQQYAGDIRQADGTNKIQAYSVYSDDHGATWHKGANVGDRMDENKTVELSDGRVLLNSRDNANQGYRKVAISTDGGATYGPVTQDTELPDPANNGAIARMFPNAAQGSTDARKLIFTNANSKTGRENVSARVSCDDGATWPGVRTIRSGFSAYSTVSRLGDGKFGVLYEGNYTDNMPFAAFDDAWLNYACAPLSVPAVTTAPGATQQVSVTVTNQEAVTLSGATATVYTPTGWSATTVPVPAVAPGASVTVNVALTAPANASGPQNLNAAFTTADGRVSQFTFTATVPVAPQVGLTITGTAPTRDVVASPYQVGEVLSYSLNVKSTANVTANSVPVSGTFDSGFLPPSAPNCRFNNLAAGASYNCTTAKHIITAADVERGYFVPEASFSITASSTPSLTKTVPFAGAAVALRDGLLTADISGARADVGRDLATQPYAAGDVVPYTFAVKNTSPLVEKVVPTAGNFSPFLPEGPGNCRYGVLPAGQSYQCATPRHTVTAEEAEQGFFTAKTTWEVSSAGQSTKTITVDGGEVDLKVREPKLEATVSAAWEDADGDRFASAGDPVTYTYTVGNAGNVAVTGLEAPDAGISAAALAAGSTVTATSEHVLTAADIAAGTLGAVSFEAKARNGSREVATAAEGDSLVLAVQPLQPETEPTVTHQNLGTPPTDLGTADKYRTGQKVVLKGLEYGDWYYVYLNKASYRLGWIFPTTDNTVEFILPPDVKNGRDDVVVLDKDGVQVSFDRLQVTPKG, from the coding sequence TTGAAATCCATACCCCCTGCACCATCGCTCGCCCGTATCGCAGCCGCCGGCGCACTGAGCCTGGGCCTCCTGGCAGGCCTCGGCCTCCCGGCCATCGCCGCACCGATCCCACCAAGCAACCCCACTGCAGCTCCCGGCACCTTCACTGAGGCCAACATCGGTGCCGACCGTACAGGCGCCAACTTCTTCTACCGGATCCCCGCCTTGACGTACCTGGGCAACAACGTGGTGCTCGCGGCCTGGGATGGGCGTCCGGATTCAGCCGCGGACGCTCCCAATCCGAACTCGATCGTGCAGCGCCGCAGCACCGACGGCGGCCAGACCTGGGGGCCGGTCACGGTCATCGCGGCCGGCCATGTGGGCGATGCCAGCGGTCCCAAGTACGGCTACAGCGACCCCTCCTACATCTACGACTCTGAGGCGGGGAAGGTCTTCGCGTTCTTCGTGTACTCCAAGGACCAGGGCTTCGGTGGCAGCCAGTTCGGCAACAACGACGCTGACCGGACCGTGATTTCCTCGGCAGTCATCGAGTCCTCCGATGGTGGGGTCACCTGGAGCCAGCCGCGGCTCATCACCAATGTGACCAAGCCCGGAACCAGCAAGACCAGCCCCGCAGCAGGCGATGTCCGGTCCAACTTCGCGTCCTCCGGCGAGGGCATCCAACTCAAGTACGGCCAGTACAAGGGCCGCCTGATCCAGCAGTACGCAGGGGACATCCGCCAGGCGGACGGCACCAACAAGATCCAGGCCTACAGCGTCTACTCCGATGACCACGGCGCCACCTGGCACAAGGGCGCCAACGTCGGTGACCGCATGGACGAGAACAAGACCGTGGAACTCTCCGACGGCCGCGTGCTCCTGAACTCACGGGACAACGCCAACCAGGGCTACCGCAAGGTGGCCATCTCCACGGACGGCGGCGCCACCTATGGTCCCGTCACGCAGGACACCGAACTCCCGGATCCTGCCAACAACGGCGCCATTGCCCGCATGTTCCCCAACGCGGCGCAGGGCTCCACCGATGCCAGGAAGCTCATCTTCACCAACGCCAACTCCAAGACCGGCCGCGAAAACGTCTCCGCCCGCGTCTCTTGCGACGACGGTGCAACCTGGCCCGGCGTCCGCACCATCCGGTCCGGCTTTTCCGCCTACTCCACGGTGAGCCGCCTCGGGGACGGCAAGTTCGGCGTGCTCTACGAGGGCAATTACACGGACAACATGCCGTTCGCGGCGTTCGATGACGCCTGGCTGAACTACGCCTGCGCCCCGCTCTCGGTCCCGGCTGTCACCACCGCGCCGGGGGCTACCCAGCAGGTGTCCGTGACCGTCACCAACCAGGAAGCCGTCACGTTGTCCGGCGCAACAGCCACTGTCTACACGCCCACTGGCTGGTCGGCCACCACGGTGCCGGTGCCCGCCGTCGCCCCCGGAGCCTCGGTAACCGTCAACGTCGCACTGACGGCGCCCGCGAACGCCAGCGGACCGCAGAACCTGAACGCCGCATTTACGACGGCGGATGGCCGGGTTTCGCAATTCACGTTCACGGCGACGGTGCCGGTGGCCCCGCAGGTAGGCCTGACCATCACGGGAACGGCTCCGACACGCGATGTCGTCGCCAGCCCGTACCAGGTGGGAGAGGTCCTCAGCTACTCGCTCAACGTCAAGAGCACGGCCAACGTCACGGCCAACTCAGTGCCGGTTTCCGGGACTTTCGACTCCGGCTTCCTGCCGCCGTCGGCCCCTAACTGCCGCTTCAACAACCTGGCCGCGGGTGCCAGCTACAATTGCACCACCGCCAAGCACATCATCACCGCTGCCGACGTTGAGCGGGGCTACTTCGTGCCTGAAGCCAGCTTCAGCATCACCGCAAGTTCGACGCCGTCCCTCACCAAGACTGTTCCGTTCGCCGGCGCTGCGGTCGCCCTGCGCGACGGACTGCTGACGGCAGACATCAGCGGGGCGCGTGCCGACGTCGGGCGTGACCTCGCAACCCAGCCGTACGCTGCAGGTGACGTGGTTCCGTATACGTTCGCAGTGAAGAACACCAGTCCGCTGGTTGAGAAGGTGGTCCCGACTGCCGGCAACTTCAGCCCGTTCCTTCCGGAAGGGCCGGGCAACTGCCGCTACGGTGTGCTGCCGGCCGGGCAGAGCTACCAATGCGCCACCCCACGGCACACCGTGACTGCTGAGGAAGCCGAACAGGGATTCTTCACTGCGAAGACCACTTGGGAAGTCAGTTCGGCAGGCCAAAGCACCAAGACCATCACGGTGGATGGCGGCGAAGTGGACCTCAAGGTTCGTGAACCCAAGCTTGAGGCCACCGTCTCGGCCGCGTGGGAAGACGCCGACGGCGACCGGTTCGCCAGTGCCGGTGATCCCGTCACGTACACCTACACGGTGGGCAACGCGGGCAATGTCGCCGTGACCGGTTTGGAAGCACCCGACGCCGGCATCTCGGCGGCTGCGCTCGCCGCCGGGTCCACGGTGACCGCTACGAGCGAGCATGTGCTGACGGCAGCAGATATCGCTGCCGGAACGCTCGGTGCCGTTTCCTTTGAGGCAAAGGCGCGCAACGGCTCCCGTGAAGTTGCCACTGCTGCCGAAGGTGATTCGCTGGTGCTGGCCGTGCAGCCGCTGCAACCGGAGACTGAGCCCACCGTGACCCACCAGAACCTGGGCACGCCGCCCACCGACCTGGGAACCGCGGACAAGTACCGCACGGGCCAGAAGGTGGTGCTGAAAGGCCTGGAATACGGGGACTGGTACTACGTCTACCTGAACAAGGCCAGCTACCGTCTGGGGTGGATCTTCCCCACCACGGACAACACCGTGGAATTCATCCTTCCCCCGGACGTCAAGAACGGGCGGGACGACGTGGTGGTCCTGGACAAGGACGGCGTCCAGGTCTCGTTTGACCGGCTGCAGGTGACGCCCAAGGGCTGA
- a CDS encoding phosphoglycerate dehydrogenase, with the protein MKILVPDTIDLDLAHLTAAGDNAVVYAVDKLIPSEHRDAEVLVVWRNTTENLTDAARSMPTLKLVQTLAAGPDPVLAAGFADSVAITSGRSLHDGPVAEHALALVLAATRRLDVLLESQKAATWNKPYNEAQSNPATEQLYTLDGANVTIWGFGSIAGRLAPLLTALGAKVTGVANSKGERYGFPVVSTGELPEVLGTTDVLISILPATDETTDALNEDILRALPQTAIFVNVGRGATVDEDALLAALQEGRLRAAALDVTKVEPLPADSKLWAAPNLIITPHVAGNRPKGSAHLVTENISALKDGKPLTNQVAG; encoded by the coding sequence GTGAAAATCCTTGTCCCCGACACCATCGACCTTGACCTCGCCCACCTCACCGCGGCAGGGGATAACGCGGTGGTTTACGCAGTAGACAAACTCATTCCCAGCGAGCACCGCGACGCGGAGGTCCTGGTGGTGTGGCGCAACACCACGGAGAACCTGACCGACGCCGCCCGCTCGATGCCCACCCTCAAGCTGGTGCAAACCCTCGCAGCCGGACCGGACCCCGTGCTGGCAGCAGGCTTCGCAGACAGCGTGGCCATCACCTCAGGCCGCTCACTCCATGACGGCCCCGTCGCCGAACACGCCCTGGCGCTCGTACTGGCAGCAACCCGCAGGCTGGACGTTCTGCTGGAATCCCAAAAGGCAGCCACGTGGAACAAGCCCTACAACGAGGCACAGTCCAACCCGGCAACCGAACAGCTCTACACGCTCGACGGCGCCAACGTCACCATTTGGGGCTTCGGCTCCATCGCGGGGCGGCTCGCTCCCCTGCTGACCGCCCTGGGTGCGAAAGTCACCGGCGTGGCCAACTCCAAGGGTGAGCGCTATGGATTCCCTGTGGTTTCAACAGGCGAGCTACCCGAGGTTCTGGGCACCACCGACGTCCTGATTTCCATCCTGCCCGCCACGGACGAGACCACCGACGCCCTCAACGAAGACATCCTCCGAGCCCTCCCCCAGACCGCCATATTCGTCAACGTGGGCCGCGGTGCCACGGTTGACGAAGACGCCCTCCTTGCGGCACTGCAGGAGGGCCGCCTGCGCGCCGCGGCCCTCGATGTCACCAAGGTTGAGCCGCTGCCCGCCGATTCGAAGCTGTGGGCGGCCCCGAACCTCATCATCACGCCCCACGTGGCAGGCAACCGCCCCAAGGGTTCGGCCCACCTGGTCACGGAGAACATCTCAGCATTGAAGGACGGCAAGCCACTGACCAACCAGGTGGCCGGCTAG
- a CDS encoding alpha/beta fold hydrolase, with product MQLKTTSINKTSLEYVESGDPSAPPLILIHGWAQDHRLFRLLEPHLRDHFRVLRLNFRGHDGSAGTPADFTAEDLIQDTVEFIEQLDLEDVRIASTSHGCWVNIGVQERLGAKRFGQAVVIDWLLKPFEGFHQQIEQGASPTTVAAARQSMFDEWTEGTDSVDVIDHVQREMTWFGESMWMRACREIQKSYAQWENPLERMKAVPGNLEVAHIYSQPLDPEYRKFQEEFAAGNPWFTPIHIPGKTHFPTLENPESVAAAIKTFFS from the coding sequence GTGCAGCTCAAAACCACGTCCATCAACAAAACATCCCTCGAATACGTCGAATCGGGCGACCCCTCGGCTCCCCCGCTCATCCTGATCCACGGGTGGGCCCAGGACCACCGGCTCTTTCGACTCCTGGAACCCCATCTGCGGGACCACTTCCGTGTGCTGCGGCTGAATTTCCGTGGTCACGACGGCAGTGCAGGGACGCCGGCCGATTTCACTGCCGAGGACCTCATCCAGGACACCGTGGAGTTCATCGAACAACTCGATCTCGAGGATGTCAGGATCGCCTCAACTTCCCACGGCTGCTGGGTCAACATCGGCGTTCAGGAGCGGCTTGGCGCCAAGCGTTTCGGCCAAGCCGTGGTGATCGACTGGCTATTGAAACCATTTGAAGGATTTCACCAGCAGATCGAACAAGGAGCCTCCCCCACTACCGTCGCCGCGGCACGGCAGAGCATGTTCGACGAATGGACCGAAGGCACGGATTCCGTTGATGTCATCGACCACGTCCAGCGGGAGATGACCTGGTTCGGTGAAAGCATGTGGATGCGGGCCTGCCGGGAGATCCAGAAGAGCTATGCACAATGGGAAAACCCACTTGAACGGATGAAAGCCGTCCCGGGCAACCTCGAGGTGGCTCACATCTACTCTCAGCCACTGGACCCCGAATACCGGAAGTTCCAGGAGGAATTCGCGGCCGGGAACCCTTGGTTCACGCCCATCCACATCCCTGGGAAGACGCACTTCCCAACGCTGGAGAATCCCGAATCAGTGGCCGCCGCCATCAAGACGTTCTTCAGCTAA
- the purQ gene encoding phosphoribosylformylglycinamidine synthase subunit PurQ translates to MTSIPLIGEAVAVAAEPRLAGAKIGVVTFPGTLDDRDAARAVRLAGATAVPLWHADSELGDVDAVIIPGGFSYGDYLRAGAISRFAPLMSKIIDAANSDAKLPVLGICNGFQILTESHLLPGSMIKNDHLKFICRDQTLRVENANTAWTVDYTDGQEIIVPLKNQDGQYIADEKTLDALEAEGRVVFRYVGFNPNGSRRDIAGISNAAGNVVGLMPHPEHAVEAGFGPESLDGTGGLDTDGLGFFTSVLTKIVGGDK, encoded by the coding sequence ATGACGTCGATCCCCCTGATTGGCGAGGCTGTAGCCGTCGCCGCGGAACCCCGCTTGGCAGGCGCCAAGATCGGCGTTGTGACCTTCCCCGGAACCCTTGACGACCGCGACGCCGCCCGTGCAGTGCGGCTTGCAGGCGCTACGGCGGTGCCGCTCTGGCACGCCGACAGCGAACTCGGCGATGTTGACGCAGTCATCATCCCCGGCGGTTTCTCCTACGGTGACTACCTCCGTGCCGGCGCCATTTCCCGGTTCGCTCCGTTGATGTCCAAGATCATCGACGCTGCCAACTCCGACGCCAAGCTCCCGGTTCTGGGTATTTGCAACGGCTTCCAGATCCTGACCGAGTCGCACCTGCTGCCCGGGTCCATGATCAAGAACGACCACCTGAAGTTCATCTGCCGCGACCAGACGCTGCGCGTGGAGAACGCCAACACCGCCTGGACCGTGGACTACACGGACGGCCAGGAAATCATTGTGCCGTTGAAGAACCAGGACGGCCAGTACATCGCCGACGAGAAGACCCTGGATGCCCTCGAGGCTGAGGGCCGCGTGGTGTTCCGCTACGTGGGCTTCAACCCGAACGGCTCCCGCCGCGACATCGCCGGCATCTCCAACGCCGCGGGCAACGTGGTGGGCCTCATGCCGCACCCCGAGCACGCTGTTGAGGCTGGCTTCGGTCCCGAATCGCTTGATGGAACCGGCGGCCTGGACACCGACGGCCTGGGCTTCTTCACCTCCGTACTGACCAAGATTGTGGGAGGCGACAAGTGA
- a CDS encoding S8 family serine peptidase: MAMPAQAAPAPETPGNVAGVAKKNLDPSAYKDGRYMVVLAEKPAATYDGGTAGLAPTKPEEGTKLDADSAEVKEYQQHLQTQQQEVATQENVTIERDFTTAVNGFSANLTADQAINLAKDPKVLMVAPDTQYAPDYSTTDFLKLSGPTGTWATQYGGQDNAGKGTVVGVIDTGYTPSNPFFAGEPVGPLVGNPQVGVPYRTADGKIAMLKADGDTFVGECQAGTDTGSDYDGSACNSKVLSTHYFADAFLETVPPENRAPEEVISPVDVDSHGTHTASTAAGNANVDAVVDGRSFGTTSGIAPAAKLSVYKVCWEDTDPATGGCYGSASVDAIEQAILDGVDVLNYSISGSTTSTTDPVSLAFLSAASAGIFVATSAGNSGPTASTVNHGAPWLTTVAATSFSQELQGTVEFSDGSKFRGASIMNREVNGAGVVLSTNAASGEGNAALCAPGSLDPAKVAGKVVVCDRGVVDRTAKSAEVLRGGGVGMILVNLTDSSLDTDKHVIPTVHVNPPATQAIKDKVTANPAITVSLLNRDTTGLPAEAQPQIAGFSSRGPLLATDSDLLKPDVSAPGVAILAGVSPIGTGGDNFGFLSGTSMASPHVAGFGALILGKNPKWSPATVKSAMMTTAGPVKLANGATNKDVFATGAGQVDPAKVLSPGLVYDATTEDYLKFIQGTGMDLGMEGLGTTAPRDMNVPSFALGNLAGKIEVTRTVTALTPGLYRASVNVPGVNVKVTPSVLNFGAAGEKKTFKVQFENNNAALGKFAMGSLSWQGANKTVTSPIAVRPQSVIADKALAFTGTGRNGSATINITSGTNLPVGVTVDGLSKADSSAVELVPGPFAGETNASNYVKKVTVGQGSALAKFSVISSNEAADFDMLVLTPSGQQLPAATASASETLSVPNPEAGDYYVFANLYASPNNQATKATVDAAVLGANQGNATVTPNPIRLANGKTGQISLNWKNLEPGSYIGRLTFAGTSEPSFVTVLVNAGGTVVVPDDEDPKKDKKDKKDRGKIRADEPTQSNNAG, translated from the coding sequence ATGGCGATGCCGGCCCAGGCCGCTCCCGCTCCGGAGACGCCCGGGAATGTTGCAGGCGTGGCCAAGAAGAACCTTGACCCCAGCGCGTATAAGGACGGCCGTTACATGGTGGTCCTTGCCGAGAAGCCTGCAGCAACCTACGACGGCGGCACGGCGGGCCTTGCGCCCACCAAACCGGAAGAAGGCACGAAACTCGACGCCGACAGTGCCGAGGTGAAGGAATACCAGCAGCACCTGCAAACGCAGCAGCAGGAAGTTGCAACGCAGGAAAACGTCACCATCGAGCGTGACTTCACCACCGCCGTCAATGGTTTCAGCGCCAACCTGACGGCAGACCAGGCCATTAACCTGGCCAAGGACCCCAAGGTCCTCATGGTCGCACCGGACACGCAGTACGCCCCGGACTACTCAACAACCGACTTCCTGAAGCTCAGCGGTCCCACCGGTACATGGGCCACCCAGTACGGCGGACAGGACAATGCCGGCAAGGGCACCGTTGTTGGCGTGATCGACACCGGCTACACCCCCTCCAACCCGTTCTTCGCAGGTGAGCCCGTTGGCCCGCTGGTAGGCAACCCGCAGGTCGGCGTTCCCTACCGCACGGCCGACGGCAAGATCGCCATGCTCAAGGCAGACGGCGATACCTTCGTCGGAGAATGCCAGGCCGGCACCGACACCGGCTCGGATTATGACGGCAGCGCCTGCAACTCCAAGGTCCTCAGCACCCACTACTTCGCGGACGCCTTCCTTGAGACCGTTCCCCCGGAGAATCGTGCTCCGGAAGAGGTCATCTCTCCCGTCGACGTGGACAGCCACGGCACCCACACCGCGTCCACCGCTGCGGGCAACGCCAACGTGGACGCAGTGGTGGACGGCCGCAGCTTCGGAACCACCAGCGGCATCGCACCCGCCGCAAAACTGTCCGTCTACAAGGTCTGCTGGGAAGACACCGACCCCGCCACGGGTGGCTGCTACGGCTCCGCTTCCGTGGACGCGATCGAGCAGGCCATCCTGGATGGCGTGGACGTCCTGAACTACTCCATCTCCGGTTCCACCACGTCCACCACGGATCCCGTTTCGCTGGCGTTCCTGTCCGCGGCCTCCGCTGGTATCTTCGTGGCCACCTCGGCCGGTAACTCCGGACCGACCGCCAGCACAGTGAACCACGGAGCACCCTGGCTGACCACCGTTGCCGCAACCTCCTTCTCGCAGGAGCTCCAGGGCACCGTTGAATTCTCCGATGGCAGCAAATTCCGCGGAGCGAGCATCATGAACCGCGAGGTGAACGGGGCCGGCGTCGTGCTGTCCACCAACGCTGCAAGCGGTGAAGGCAACGCGGCACTCTGTGCCCCGGGGTCCCTGGACCCGGCCAAGGTAGCCGGCAAGGTTGTTGTCTGCGACCGCGGCGTGGTTGACCGTACCGCCAAGAGCGCCGAGGTGCTGCGTGGCGGCGGCGTGGGCATGATCCTGGTGAACCTGACGGATTCGTCGTTGGACACCGACAAGCATGTGATCCCCACGGTCCACGTGAACCCGCCTGCTACCCAGGCCATCAAGGACAAAGTCACGGCCAACCCGGCCATCACCGTGTCCCTGCTGAACCGGGACACCACGGGCCTGCCTGCCGAGGCGCAGCCGCAGATCGCCGGGTTCTCCTCGCGCGGACCGCTGCTTGCCACGGACTCGGACCTGTTGAAGCCTGACGTGTCCGCCCCCGGCGTCGCCATCCTCGCCGGTGTTTCTCCGATCGGTACCGGTGGAGACAACTTCGGCTTCCTGTCCGGAACGTCCATGGCCTCCCCGCACGTTGCCGGTTTCGGCGCGCTGATCCTGGGCAAGAACCCGAAGTGGTCCCCGGCCACCGTGAAGTCCGCCATGATGACCACCGCCGGTCCGGTCAAGCTGGCCAACGGCGCCACCAACAAGGACGTCTTCGCAACAGGTGCCGGACAGGTTGATCCGGCCAAGGTCCTCTCGCCCGGCCTCGTCTACGATGCCACCACCGAGGACTACCTCAAGTTCATCCAAGGCACAGGCATGGACCTGGGCATGGAAGGCCTCGGCACCACGGCCCCGCGCGACATGAACGTTCCTTCCTTCGCCCTCGGTAACCTCGCAGGCAAGATCGAGGTCACCCGTACGGTGACGGCGCTGACCCCGGGCCTCTACCGTGCCTCGGTCAACGTCCCGGGCGTCAACGTCAAGGTCACTCCGTCCGTCCTGAACTTCGGGGCAGCCGGTGAGAAGAAGACGTTCAAGGTCCAGTTCGAAAACAACAACGCAGCCCTGGGCAAGTTCGCCATGGGTTCGCTGAGCTGGCAGGGTGCCAACAAGACCGTCACCTCGCCGATCGCTGTCAGGCCGCAGTCCGTCATCGCGGACAAGGCCCTGGCGTTTACCGGAACGGGCCGCAACGGCTCGGCCACCATCAACATCACCTCCGGTACCAACCTGCCGGTGGGCGTCACTGTTGATGGCCTGTCCAAAGCTGATTCCTCGGCAGTCGAGCTTGTTCCCGGCCCGTTCGCGGGTGAGACCAATGCTTCGAACTACGTGAAGAAGGTGACGGTTGGCCAGGGAAGTGCCCTTGCCAAGTTCTCGGTCATTTCCTCCAACGAGGCCGCGGACTTCGACATGCTGGTGCTCACTCCCTCCGGTCAGCAGTTGCCGGCGGCTACGGCTTCTGCCAGCGAAACCCTGTCCGTCCCCAACCCGGAGGCCGGCGACTACTACGTCTTCGCCAACCTCTACGCGAGCCCCAACAACCAGGCCACCAAGGCCACTGTTGATGCCGCAGTCCTGGGAGCCAACCAGGGCAACGCCACGGTGACGCCGAATCCGATCCGCCTCGCCAACGGCAAGACGGGCCAGATTTCGCTGAACTGGAAGAACCTGGAGCCCGGCTCCTACATCGGCCGCCTGACCTTCGCAGGTACCAGCGAGCCGAGCTTCGTCACCGTCCTGGTCAATGCCGGCGGCACCGTAGTGGTTCCTGACGACGAGGACCCGAAGAAGGACAAGAAGGACAAGAAGGACCGCGGCAAGATCCGCGCCGACGAGCCGACGCAAAGCAACAACGCCGGCTAA
- a CDS encoding nitrate/nitrite transporter, translating to MNSQLQQNASARWVMLGVIAVGFVAMTFNWFVMPSTFAGISADYDADLPQLALLISGFVVGYGIMHIPAGFIAAKCGIRAALVGGLLLEGLFTALAGIVDGYTMLLTLRVLAGLAASVYAGIGIAAVSVWFRGREHAAALGVVSAAFSAGVAVGLYAWGPVERSMGWRGALILAGLIAVACALLVLVVYRIPQGVPALLGTRLSGRNIAAILRNRRLWRHSMAFFGGYGAYFVASQLIGVYAAEERGFSVEVVALAGLLVGLAGIPGSIIAGLLADRLLSAKITFLLFLAIQGIGILLLPAAGSDVLWLSAALIGFGFNGCFAVWQTAPGEDPDVPPELIGTAVGLLLTVTAVSGFILPWIFGGMAASAGYTPAWLMIGIATLAFGLFALGPGKPKPPVPPKADDLPSSEPTSAVPSS from the coding sequence ATGAACAGTCAACTCCAGCAGAACGCTTCCGCACGATGGGTCATGCTGGGCGTCATCGCCGTGGGCTTCGTTGCGATGACCTTCAACTGGTTCGTCATGCCGTCCACGTTCGCCGGCATTTCAGCGGACTACGACGCGGACCTGCCCCAGCTTGCCCTGCTGATTTCCGGCTTCGTCGTCGGCTACGGAATCATGCACATCCCCGCCGGCTTCATCGCCGCGAAATGCGGCATCCGCGCCGCCCTTGTCGGAGGCTTGCTCCTGGAAGGCCTCTTCACCGCGCTGGCCGGGATCGTTGATGGATACACAATGCTGCTGACCTTGCGCGTACTGGCCGGGCTTGCCGCATCTGTGTATGCAGGAATAGGCATTGCGGCCGTCAGCGTCTGGTTCCGCGGGCGTGAACATGCTGCGGCCTTGGGTGTTGTCTCCGCCGCGTTCAGTGCAGGCGTAGCCGTCGGCCTGTACGCCTGGGGACCGGTCGAACGGTCAATGGGCTGGAGGGGAGCCCTCATCCTGGCAGGGCTCATCGCCGTGGCATGTGCGCTTCTGGTTCTGGTGGTGTACCGGATTCCGCAGGGAGTTCCGGCCCTGCTGGGCACGAGGCTTAGCGGCCGGAACATCGCGGCCATACTCCGCAATCGAAGGCTGTGGCGTCACAGCATGGCGTTTTTCGGTGGCTACGGGGCGTACTTCGTCGCTTCCCAACTGATAGGTGTTTATGCGGCAGAAGAACGCGGGTTCTCCGTGGAGGTGGTGGCATTGGCGGGATTGCTGGTCGGCCTCGCGGGCATCCCGGGCAGCATCATTGCCGGCCTCCTCGCTGATCGACTGTTGAGCGCAAAGATCACGTTCCTCCTTTTCCTGGCGATTCAGGGAATCGGGATCCTCTTGTTGCCCGCTGCGGGATCCGACGTGCTGTGGCTGTCCGCAGCGCTCATCGGCTTTGGCTTCAACGGCTGCTTTGCGGTGTGGCAAACCGCTCCCGGAGAAGATCCGGACGTGCCACCGGAACTCATTGGAACAGCGGTGGGCCTTCTCCTGACCGTGACGGCTGTCAGCGGGTTTATTCTGCCTTGGATCTTCGGTGGGATGGCGGCTTCGGCGGGTTACACCCCAGCGTGGTTGATGATCGGCATCGCAACTCTCGCCTTCGGCTTGTTCGCGCTGGGGCCAGGCAAGCCTAAACCACCTGTGCCACCCAAAGCCGACGATCTGCCGAGTTCCGAACCGACCAGCGCTGTTCCTTCCTCGTAA